In Thermobaculum terrenum ATCC BAA-798, the DNA window GGATCTCTATGTAATCTCCGAGATGGTTCTTAACTACGTTGAGATCCGTATCAGCTGTCGAATCTTCTGCATAGTTCAGGTCAAGCATTGGGGTACCATTCACTATACCAACGCTTACAGCTGCCACAGGACTTACTAGATCTCTATATGTGTCTGGGAAGATCTTCCTGAGGGCTAGTACTGTGGCTACGTAGCCTCCTGTTATAGAGGCTGTCCTTGTGCCCCCGTCTGCTTGTAGAACATCGCAGTCTACTATTATTGTGATCTCACCTATCTGGTCCAGCTTGACAGCCGCTCTCAAGGACCTGCCTATAAGGCGTTGTATTTCTTGTGTTCTCCCTTGTAACCTACCAGTGTGTGATTCCCTAGGTGTCCTTGTCTGTGTGGACGCTGGTAGCATCGAGTACTCAGCAGTTAGCCAACCCTGTCCTGTTCCCTCTAGGAACTTTGGAACGCCTTCCTGAATGGAGGCTGCGCATAGAACCTTAGTAACCCCACATTGGATGATTGCAGATCCTGGAGGGAAAGCTAACGGATATATCTCTATGCTATGAGGTCTGAGCTCGTTAGGTTTTCTGCCATCGACTCTTATTACATCTTGCAGCATACTTTCCCTTTCTACTAATTCCTATTTCTCAAGTATTGCTCTTATCTGCTCAGCCAGCGCGCCCTTACGTACAATCAAGGGTTTTTCCTTACTCAAGTCGACTACTGTACTTGGCTTGCCGATCCTACATGGTCCACCATCCAAGATAATAGCCACTCTGTCCCCCAGGTCGTGCTCAACATCGTCAGCCGTTAGAGGATTACGCTCTCCCGAGATGTTGGCGCTCGTTACAGCCATCGCCCCGCCACACTGACGGATGATCTCCCTAGCAGGCTCATAATCGGGGATTCTGAAGCCAACAGTACCATCTTTCGATCCCACTGCTTCGGCTACGTCTTCCCTGGCTCTAACCACCAGGGTTAGAGCTCCTGGCCAGAATGTACGCGCTAGTTCCATAGCGATGGCATCTATGTCTTTTGCATATTTCTCAAGATATGAGTCATCTGAAAGCAGTATTGGTATAGGCTTATCTAGAGGTCTCTCCTTAGCTCTGTAAATTTTCGATACCGCCTGTGGATCGACTATCGACCCCACACCATACACTGTATCCGTAGGGAAGGCTATAAGTTCTCCCTTCAAAGCGAAATCTATGGCTTGCCTAACGGCTTCTTTGTCTTCTATAGGTTTACGTATAGCCAATCTATAGAGCCTCCTTTAGCCTTATTACCGTTGCTCGATCTATTCCTTTGACTGCGGCCATTATCTCATCAATACTGGCTTCTCTGATCTTTGATACGCTACCGAAAGCCTGTATCAACGCCTTCTTGCGCTTCGGCCCTATACCTGGAACCTGGTCTAGAATGCTACCTACAGACTTCTTAGTGTGCAGTGACCTATGATAGCCAAGGGCAAATCTATGCGCTTCGTCCCTTATTCGCTGTAGAAGGTACAGGGCTTCCGAATCTCTGGGCAACATTATAGAGTCTGATCTACCAGGTTTGAACAGCTCTTCTTGCTGTTTCGCAAGCCCGAAGACTGGTATATTGCCGAGGCCAAAGCTCTGGAGGACTTCTACTGCTACTCCAAGTTGTCCCTTACCACCGTCGATAATTATGAGATCTGGAAGCTTACCCCAACTAGTTTCCCTGTACTCATTAGAGGTAGCTCGCTTAAATCTCCTAGTAAGCACCTCTCTCATCATCTCGAAGTCGTTTGGACCTTCAACTCCCTTGATGCGAAATCGACGATACTGGTTGCGTGCCGGGGCACCATCTTCGAATACTACCATGCTACCTACGGCATCGGCTCCCTGCACGTTAGATATATCGTAGCACTCTATCCTGCTAGGCTTGATAGGTAACTGGAGCTCTTTCTGCAGCTCCAACATGGCGCCAGTTCTTTTCTGCTCCTCGCTTAGCCACTTGAAGCGCTTTCTTTCAAGTCCTTCCTTGGCATTTTG includes these proteins:
- the rph gene encoding ribonuclease PH — translated: MLQDVIRVDGRKPNELRPHSIEIYPLAFPPGSAIIQCGVTKVLCAASIQEGVPKFLEGTGQGWLTAEYSMLPASTQTRTPRESHTGRLQGRTQEIQRLIGRSLRAAVKLDQIGEITIIVDCDVLQADGGTRTASITGGYVATVLALRKIFPDTYRDLVSPVAAVSVGIVNGTPMLDLNYAEDSTADTDLNVVKNHLGDYIEIQATAERVSFSREELDAMLSLADKGIAELMESQSKVLSSLDLPE
- a CDS encoding L-threonylcarbamoyladenylate synthase; protein product: MAIRKPIEDKEAVRQAIDFALKGELIAFPTDTVYGVGSIVDPQAVSKIYRAKERPLDKPIPILLSDDSYLEKYAKDIDAIAMELARTFWPGALTLVVRAREDVAEAVGSKDGTVGFRIPDYEPAREIIRQCGGAMAVTSANISGERNPLTADDVEHDLGDRVAIILDGGPCRIGKPSTVVDLSKEKPLIVRKGALAEQIRAILEK